A single window of Leptospira wolffii serovar Khorat str. Khorat-H2 DNA harbors:
- a CDS encoding OmpA family protein: MGTFFRTLFFFSSLCVFYSFSAFSQPLPSGRVARLKGEINTSLNEFGISLTEDGKTLYYYSKRRNSNYSDLFRSEKNGDSWGKGEEISDLNSPFDDQSPFVAGAEKALIFSSNRDGSIEFQLSTGKIGVSRDLYFSNYEDGSWSYPVRLPEEVNTPLIEENPFLFGNFLFFTRYPFGKVSESDIFLSQYKDGAWTKASRLPKPINTEHAEIAATISRDGKYIYFSSNRPGGYGGLDLYRSEIKKDGSFSDPENLGPAINSKGDEAFFTEVPGTKNAYFCRLETEGGNYDIFEFSLSNEWDQLKENRKVSLESIHFRTASSQIEEESYPILDRLAEFLKENAGLKLKITGHTDLHGDPQDNLILSRQRSESVREYLLKKGIEPSRLSTDGKGSSEPLFPEKNPETDGKNRRTEFQILD, translated from the coding sequence ATGGGAACTTTTTTCCGTACTCTTTTTTTCTTTTCGAGCCTTTGCGTATTCTATTCCTTCTCCGCCTTTTCCCAACCTTTACCGAGCGGAAGAGTGGCTAGACTGAAAGGGGAGATCAATACTTCTTTGAACGAATTCGGGATCAGTCTTACCGAAGACGGAAAGACTTTGTATTATTATTCTAAGAGAAGAAATTCTAACTATTCGGATTTATTTCGCTCCGAGAAGAATGGGGACTCGTGGGGTAAAGGAGAAGAGATCTCCGATTTAAACTCACCGTTCGACGATCAGAGTCCTTTTGTTGCAGGAGCCGAAAAGGCGCTTATTTTCTCTTCTAATAGGGACGGTAGTATAGAGTTCCAGCTTTCTACGGGAAAGATAGGAGTTTCGAGAGATTTATATTTTTCTAATTATGAAGACGGATCCTGGAGTTATCCGGTCCGATTACCCGAAGAAGTGAATACTCCTTTGATTGAGGAGAATCCCTTTCTTTTCGGAAATTTTCTATTCTTCACTCGTTATCCGTTCGGAAAAGTTTCCGAATCCGATATCTTTTTGTCCCAATACAAGGACGGGGCTTGGACTAAAGCGAGCCGCCTTCCTAAACCGATCAATACCGAACATGCTGAGATTGCGGCGACGATCAGCAGGGATGGAAAATACATCTACTTCTCCTCGAATCGTCCCGGAGGCTATGGCGGTCTGGATCTTTATAGGTCGGAAATCAAAAAGGATGGGAGTTTTTCCGATCCGGAGAATTTAGGACCCGCGATAAATTCAAAGGGCGACGAGGCGTTCTTCACTGAAGTGCCTGGAACTAAGAACGCTTATTTCTGCAGATTGGAAACCGAAGGCGGGAATTACGATATCTTCGAATTTTCCCTTTCCAATGAATGGGATCAATTGAAGGAAAATCGAAAGGTATCCTTGGAGAGCATTCATTTCCGAACTGCATCCTCCCAAATAGAAGAGGAGTCCTATCCGATTTTGGATCGCTTGGCGGAATTTTTGAAAGAGAATGCCGGTCTGAAATTGAAAATCACAGGGCATACGGATTTGCACGGAGATCCTCAGGACAATTTAATATTAAGTCGCCAAAGATCGGAATCGGTCCGCGAATATCTTTTGAAAAAAGGGATCGAACCGTCGAGACTTTCCACGGATGGAAAAGGGAGCTCGGAGCCTCTTTTTCCCGAAAAGAATCCGGAGACGGATGGAAAAAATCGCAGGACCGAATTTCAAATCCTAGATTAA